One Castanea sativa cultivar Marrone di Chiusa Pesio chromosome 4, ASM4071231v1 DNA window includes the following coding sequences:
- the LOC142632964 gene encoding uncharacterized protein LOC142632964, whose amino-acid sequence MFKSFKVRQIPRGQNAHVDLLAMLATSLGSKLLRTVMVEDLMSSSLTGTPVVGIHSIHIGPSWMNLIVTFLKHGMLPEDKVEAEKVRRIAPRYWLSEEHKLYKRSYLGPYLLCVHPEAVEPLLEELHEGICGSHTRGRSLAHKAMTQEY is encoded by the coding sequence ATgtttaaaagtttcaaagtaAGACAAATTCCAAGAGGGCAGAATGCTCATGTTGATTTGTTGGCCATGTTAGCCACATCCTTGGGATCGAAGTTACTGCGGACGGTGATGGTGGAGGATTTGATGAGTTCTAGTCTTACTGGCACCCCGGTAGTTGGGATTCACAGCATTCACATTGGCCCGAGTTGGATGAATCTGATTGTGACCTTCTTAAAACATGGTATGTTACCTGAGGATAAAGTGGAAGCAGAGAAGGTACGGAGAATTGCTCCCCGTTACTGGCTTTCTGAGGAGCATAAGTTGTACAAACGTTCTTACTTGGGGCCATATCTGCTCTGCGTGCATCCTGAAGCTGTTGAGCCTTTATTAGAAGAGTTGCATGAGGGAATATGTGGAAGTCATACTAGGGGAAGATCATTAGCCCATAAGGCCATGACTCAAGAGTATTga